In Eupeodes corollae chromosome 3, idEupCoro1.1, whole genome shotgun sequence, a single genomic region encodes these proteins:
- the LOC129950188 gene encoding uncharacterized protein LOC129950188 yields MANLKQDLDEYLLLQSDQKKNFGIKIPDIKVPEFGKLFSRNETAPEANSWLKETQDSCCPKLSRLQRIVGFVACLGMGALCLTISTFYIPVLMFKARKFALLYTLGSVFFILSFCFLSGFTAFFKQMFSKPRLLVSASYTFCLIATLYWSLFAQSTALTVLFAVAQIIALLFMVLGTVPGGATGVRFFGQLFKSKVTNTLPV; encoded by the exons ATGGCTAACTTGAAGCAAGACCTCGACGAATATTTGCTTCTGCAAAGTGACCAAAAGAAGaattttggtataaaaatacCCGATATAAAAGTTCCTGAATTTGGGAAGCTATTTTCACGCAACGAAACTGCTCCCGAAGCGAATAGTTGGCTTAAAGAGACTCAAGATTCTTGTTGCCCGAAATTA TCCCGGCTACAGAGAATCGTAGGATTTGTTGCATGTTTGGGGATGGGAGCTCTTTGTTTGACGATATCTACATTCTATATTCCTGTCCTTATGTTTAAAGCCAGGAAATTTGCACTGCTCTACACACTTGGaagtgttttctttattttaag TTTTTGCTTTCTATCCGGGTTCACAGCGTTTTTCAAGCAAATGTTCTCCAAGCCACGACTTCTCGTATCAGCTTCGTATACGTTTTGCCTCATTGCGACACTTTATTGGTCTTTGTTTGCTCAAAGTACTGCACTCACTGTGCTATTTGCTGTGGCACAAATAATTGCCTTGCTTTTTATGGTCCTCGGAACGGTTCCTGGTGGTGCAACAGGAGTTCGTTTCTTTGGACAATTGTTCAAAAGTAAAGTTACCAATACACTGCCGGTCTAG
- the LOC129949816 gene encoding U5 small nuclear ribonucleoprotein 40 kDa protein: MGTKRVSNSMVLAQDNKRSKHDIAVYTNRDKALLETGVQRTSNLSASIMLLEGHQGEIYTCEFHPDGELLMSSGYDRQIYIWGVYGECENIMAMSGHTGAVMEAHFSTDGSNIYTCSTDKTLAIWDIVTGTRIRRLKGHTTFVNSVHGTRRGVQMLCSGSDDRTVRIWDARKKFPAQTFESNYQVTATCFNDTGEQVISGGIDNEIKIWDIRRNDIVYKLRGHMDTVTGISLSPDGSYLLSNSMDNTLRIWDIRPYVSGERCVKIFNGNQHNFEKNLLRCAWSADGSKISAGSSDRHVYIWDTTSRRILYKLPGHNGSVNDVDFHPKEPIILSASSDKNMFLGEIED, from the exons ATGGGGACCAAACGTGTATCAAATAGTATGGTATTAGCTCAGGACAACAAGCGCTCAAAACATGATATTGCTGTGTACACAAACCGGGACAAGGCTTTGCTAGAAACG gGAGTACAAAGAACTTCCAACTTATCTGCATCGATTATGCTGCTCGAAGGCCATCAAGGTGAAATATATACCTGTGAATTCCATCCAGATGGAGAACTCCTTATGTCGTCCGGATATGATAGACAAATAT ATATATGGGGAGTCTATGGTGAATGTGAGAACATAATGGCCATGTCTGGCCATACTGGAGCTGTGATGGAAGCTCATTTCTCCACAGACGGTTCAAACATCTACACCTGCTCTACGGACAAGACTCTTGCCATCTGGGATATTGTAACTGGGACGAGAATACGCCGTCTGAAGGGTCACACTACTTTTGTAAATTCGGTGCATGGTACACGGAGGGGTGTCCAAATGTTATGCTCCGGTTCAGATGATCGTACTGTGAGAATCTGGGATGCTCGTAAAAAGTTTCCGGCACAAACTTTCGAAAGCAACTATCAAGTTACTGCAACTTGTTTCAATGACACTGGTGAACAAGTTATCTCAGGAGGAATtgacaatgaaataaaaatctgGGACATTCGACGAAATGATATCGTCTATAAGTTGAGAGGTCACATGGATACAGTTACTGGAATATCCTTGTCTCCTGATGGTTCATATCTTTTATCGAATTCAATGGACAACACTTTGCGGATTTGGGATATTCGTCCGTATGTTTCGGGTGAGAGATGTGTCAAAATCTTCAACGGAAATCAAcataattttgagaagaatctaCTGAGATGTGCATGGTCAGCAGATGGCAGCAAG ATATCGGCTGGTTCTTCTGATCGTCATGTGTACATTTGGGATACAACAAGTCGTCGAATTTTGTACAAGTTGCCGGGTCATAATGGCAGTGTGAATGACGTAGATTTCCATCCCAAAGAACCCATCATCCTGTCCGCATCGAgtgataaaaatatgtttttgggtGAAATagaagattaa
- the LOC129950740 gene encoding protein bicaudal C-like → MFELDLSNEKPLYSHVVSIPRFALMQNQSQLSTSSTETTDSDNDHSNNDPESPSHSHLGKETFQIDRRKLERMIQASSSIEEGLNAAEHFFNNIMKTTDTLITWPKNLRIGARTRKDPFVNIIGRPNDITWAKGLILASLGTRGPLLKLKMFIAENDHPHVIGRSGSNVKSIMEQTDTHIHFPDSNRRTLTEKNNQVLIYGTVESLERARASLRSSTPLVMSFELPFGIPLPRHDVPDVNQLETDFGVNVIFMATPNRSSYFVVVKGTQEIANKLKVAVKILVRATCGTGAPYTLSNIKLEIPKQIFDLANMENRINLLDLQEKTQTTISVPESSESGQNISVIGSVDMIYEVQKEIMSHLPVELTFDIPENPYHTSDIMSLGLKYGISLSMRHKEKSNSIVVTMGAAEGIISHIYEAHQEVAGMQNTSRDETEFPKAYFLVEPAYRRALENNNMNNGSHYEEITRKIWAPKEPNTESNFLYVEPSGGDHEGQALFCNFEESAEEPSQHEAQPLALLSPGTTCSNDDCSQGRRSSGDWSVMRPIVHNDNQHFECDFDSEDMEVAFIFMSSTKNLNPVFPNAPGAERL, encoded by the coding sequence atGTTCGAATTAGATTTGTCAAACGAAAAACCATTATACTCTCATGTAGTGTCCATTCCGAGATTTGCTCTAATGCAGAACCAATCGCAGCTATCGACTTCGTCCACTGAAACTACAGATAGTGACAATGACCACTCCAACAATGACCCGGAGAGTCCCAGCCATAGTCACTTGGGAAAAGAGACATTCCAAATTGACCGCCGAAAACTTGAAAGAATGATTCAAGCTTCAAGCAGCATCGAAGAGGGATTAAATGCCGCCGAAcactttttcaacaatattatgAAAACCACTGATACCTTGATTACGTGGCCTAAAAACTTAAGAATTGGTGCAAGGACAAGGAAGGATCCGTTTGTTAATATTATAGGCAGACCAAACGACATTACCTGGGCAAAGGGCCTTATTCTAGCTAGTTTGGGCACAAGAGGTCCCCTATTGAAATTGAAGATGTTCATTGCTGAAAACGATCATCCTCATGTTATTGGTCGTTCTGGGAGCAATGTCAAGAGCATTATGGAGCAAACGGACACTCATATTCATTTTCCCGACTCAAACCGTCGAACTTTGACAGAGAAGAACAATCAAGTGTTAATTTACGGGACGGTTGAGAGTCTTGAACGAGCCAGAGCTTCCCTCCGTTCATCAACTCCATTGGTGATGTCCTTTGAGTTGCCATTTGGTATTCCATTGCCCAGGCACGACGTTCCGGACGTCAATCAACTAGAAACAGATTTCGGGGTTAACGTGATTTTCATGGCAACACCAAATAGAAGTTCCTATTTTGTCGTTGTCAAAGGTACACAAGAAATCGCTAATAAGCTAAAGGTAGCTGTAAAGATTTTGGTCAGAGCAACTTGTGGCACTGGAGCACCATATACATTGTCGAACATAAAATTGGAAATTCCGAAACAGATTTTCGATTTAGCGAATATGGAGAACAGAATCAACCTTTTAGACCtgcaagaaaaaacacaaaCGACAATTTCAGTTCCAGAATCCAGTGAAAGTGGGCAGAACATCAGTGTAATTGGTTCCGTCGATATGATCTATGAAGTTCAAAAGGAAATAATGTCACATCTGCCAGTAGAGTTGACGTTTGATATTCCTGAAAATCCCTACCACACATCTGACATTATGAGTCTTGGCTTGAAATATGGAATATCGTTGAGCATGCGACACAAAGAAAAGTCAAACAGTATTGTCGTTACAATGGGAGCAGCTGAGGGAATAATATCTCACATCTACGAAGCTCATCAAGAAGTTGCTGGAATGCAAAATACTTCTCGAGATGAAACTGAATTCCCAAAAGCTTATTTCCTAGTCGAACCAGCTTATCGAAGGGCGTTGGAAAACAACAACATGAACAATGGAAGTCATTACGAGGAAATAACAAGGAAAATTTGGGCTCCCAAAGAACCGAACACCGAGAGTAATTTCTTATATGTTGAACCGTCTGGAGGAGATCACGAAGGACAGGCATTATTTTGTAACTTTGAGGAGAGTGCTGAGGAACCAAGCCAACATGAAGCTCAGCCATTAGCTTTACTCTCGCCAGGCACAACATGCAGTAATGATGATTGTTCTCAAGGCAGAAGAAGTTCTGGAGATTGGTCGGTAATGAGACCAATAGTTCATAACGATAATCAACattttgagtgtgattttgaTTCGGAAGATATGGAAGTTGCTTTCATTTTCATGTcatcgactaaaaatcttaacCCAGTCTTCCCCAATGCACCAGGGGCTGAAAGACTTTga
- the LOC129951967 gene encoding U5 small nuclear ribonucleoprotein 40 kDa protein-like, with protein MAAKRLPSVPGFIQTHKRSKLEGIGRTVIAGILRTSSLPSPIIRLEDHQGAINSCKFHPLGELVMSAGYDKQIYIRCVYGDTGGVMTMTGHRGTITETQFSPDGSTVYSSSLDDSVALWDTATGARLKFLEGHRSEVNTVQSSRTSNHTICSGSNDGTIRLWDTREAHAVQMFNSGYQVLASCFNDRGDHIMSGGVDNCIKIWDLRKNEIVSILIGHEDMISGMALSPSGNYLLSNSLDNTLRIWNMRPFMHLDRCVDSFIANQSMTEPNLLRCAWSRDSKCIAAGSSDQHVYIWDVMSRQKVCELEGHETSVIDIDFHPIEPILVSGSSYENLYLHELQS; from the exons ATGGCTGCCAAACGTCTTCCCAGTGTTCCAGGATTTATTCAAACTCACAAGCGATCAAAGTTGGAAGGAATTGGTCGAACAGTTATAGCGGGAATCCTAAGAACTTCAAGTTTACCATCACCAATTATACGACTCGAGGACCATCAAGGCGCAATTAATTCTTGCAAATTTCATCCTTTGGGTGAACTTGTCATGTCAGCTGGATatgataaacaaattt ATATTCGTTGTGTTTATGGTGACACTGGTGGTGTTATGACCATGACTGGCCATAGAGGTACCATTACGGAAACGCAGTTCTCACCAGATGGAAGCACAGTGTATAGTAGTTCCTTGGATGATTCCGTAGCACTGTGGGACACAGCTACTGGAGCTCGACTTAAATTCCTTGAAGGTCATAGATCCGAAGTTAACACTGTACAAAGCAGTAGGACTTCCAACCACACTATTTGCTCTGGTTCTAACGATGGAACAATCAGGCTGTGGGACACTCGTGAAGCTCATGCAGTTCAGATGTTCAATAGTGGCTACCAAGTTCTGGCGTCTTGTTTCAATGACAGAGGCGATCACATCATGAGTGGTGGGGTGGATAATTGTATCAAAATTTGGGACCTTCGTAAGAACGAAATTGTTAGTATATTGATTGGACACGAAGATATGATATCTGGAATGGCACTTTCACCTTCCGGAAATTATCTGCTGTCAAACTCACTGGACAATACTCTTCGCATTTGGAATATGCGTCCATTTATGCATCTCGACCGGTGCGTGGATTCTTTTATAGCAAACCAATCAATGACGGAACCGAATCTTTTGCGGTGCGCTTGGTCCAGAGATAGCAAATGT ATTGCTGCTGGATCTTCAGACCAACATGTTTATATTTGGGATGTCATGAGCCGTCAAAAGGTGTGTGAGCTAGAAGGCCATGAAACCAGTGTTATTGATATTGACTTTCATCCGATAGAACCAATACTTGTATCTGGCTCAAGCTATGAGAATCTATATTTGCACGAATTACAGAGCTGA